In Saccharomycodes ludwigii strain NBRC 1722 chromosome III, whole genome shotgun sequence, one DNA window encodes the following:
- the ZRG8 gene encoding Zrg8p (similar to Saccharomyces cerevisiae YER033C | ZRG8 | Zinc Regulated Gene) has product MISFIKSRRHSADGNTPKSPSSSQNNISDRSPTNYHVRTNSGVSSGETNRSLPIQNSSPVLDSYVLTASSPPHLHNQSSTTSNSSIYNHNSMAASITSSPVHMAIDNGTSYHADRNSNSSGNSANNDNAISEDSGGDNDSDGDNNSSFIKTLQFKNLGKPPKTNFFHRFAKRTSLKSPLSPGRLSRTNVTESVITTNPAPAVTTTNINSQVIPSALTNTSNNELNPPYTPLKSGISQTISPFTSPKMNVNNDILPSIQGTISHEWGAPRKSSPIILSNKQSSDGTTSNSTGVSDTKHATNTYMFGEEKLPMMEYDVNNDEEFGNLKKIYHSSDSTDNGTKVNYNNNNKIYTYEYDDNDNTEILKSPLAQRLTNNNRLKHLKQNNRAVRILSQDDLVKLSSEYNPKLLNELLSQNKHIITPISKSSKSPVSSPNKDDIMEIVDSIPGTNIKVDIVPGAKDTTSLEDQKLNLNVKQVEFKTPISDGRNSMNANNNDSEFAKFDDDSDGKAASLTSEADNDNRSRSSSSGSTTSSKFSFEFNKTYGRKSSVRYYAKETADEKDLQDGAQNIYIDDIYEDEDFDEDMNFFDEEDAEDDDHLYNITNRSNDKNANYKSRKTTGYNDISFLSDEDEIPESNKESDRHSKNLINNSKYSDIDDISSVESYESVRKTDLSSIHDLTITDSYLENTVMKNKPVVVKSGVKSYNDLFALSDDDNFSEEEEGDVEFNATKILDTKKVSNNAESEGEGEKSVRSLNEITDSENLKVGIEEVGKNKFNAVANISSNLRKVTNFNDLLDIRSDVEFSEFSDVEQGSICHSSPILPRKSSKIVSKDDLPISLTIKKTAKVNTAQEKNDVVEKSVGKNKSKDTKVKKYKDLFNLSDDEVEQDDDGGGGGGDDECDDYDSDGDAITNYMHNKSYLGINTLQSKRSSCELSDKELDALPPITMASGNSYPLNTPITPRATSPLCNKYGMLSNTCSMNNSVNNAADNNNNNNNLRTLPSHSFNKTFGTTLDASTSTIPPLNSGLGLVQLPSSPSANLPPNTILKYHDINCNLDSEISKSMGDLFFIDEENEDANSDEELHISSGEDTDLLADANIIGTDNVKKRSDKVFLKNNLTRKDDNDNDNDDEFLDEINNVPEDFNFSDDEMKIGSDGKFLNNKRKDSFKTTHSYSEKPLNVARNNKTMSNKVELKNKTVTFFYNSHSDSLSYLPSNPTPIDSTSINDNNSTQLLAPVLQKSLCEPNTSKNLSTKDSQASPNKDYYKNLRTPSVFSEASSLSPIQEGYSSVEASPRK; this is encoded by the coding sequence ATGATATCTTTTATCAAATCAAGGAGACATTCAGCAGATGGAAATACTCCAAAGTCTCCCTCAAGCAgccaaaataatatatcagATAGATCACCAACTAATTACCATGTACGAACAAACAGTGGGGTTAGTAGTGGGGAAACTAATAGAAGTCTACCTATTCAAAATAGCTCACCTGTATTAGATTCCTACGTTTTGACAGCATCTTCTCCTCCGCACCTTCATAATCAAAGTAGTACCACtagtaatagtagtatTTATAACCATAACAGCATGGCAGCTTCAATAACCAGTTCTCCAGTTCATATGGCCATTGATAACGGTACCAGTTATCATGCTGATAGAAATAGTAACAGTAGTGGTAATAGCgctaataatgataatgccATTTCTGAAGATTCTGGTGGTGATAATGATTCCGATGGCGATAATAACAGTAGTTTTATAAAGACATTGCAGTTCAAAAATTTAGGGAAGCCTCCAaaaactaatttttttcatagaTTTGCGAAAAGGACCTCTTTAAAGTCACCATTATCACCTGGTAGGTTATCTCGTACTAACGTAACTGAAAGTGTAATAACCACGAATCCTGCTCCCGCTGTGACCACCACTAATATCAATTCTCAAGTGATACCCTCTGCATTAACCAACACTTCTAATAACGAATTAAATCCACCATACACACCTTTGAAAAGTGGGATTTCTCAAACTATCTCGCCGTTCACCTCACCCAAAATGAAtgtaaataatgatattttacCTTCCATCCAGGGAACTATATCCCACGAGTGGGGTGCTCCAAGGAAAAGCTCGCCCATTATTTTAAGTAACAAGCAATCTAGTGATGGAACTACCTCGAATTCAACAGGTGTTTCTGATACTAAACACGCTACGAACACATACATGTTTggagaagaaaaattaccGATGATGGAATATGatgttaataatgatgaagaatttggtaatttgaaaaaaatataccacAGTAGTGATAGTACTGATAATGGTACTAAagtaaattataataacaacaacaagatTTATACCTATGAatatgatgataatgataatactGAAATTTTGAAGTCACCTCTAGCGCAAAGATTAACGAATAACAATAGATTGAAACAtcttaaacaaaataatagagCCGTCAGAATTCTTTCTCAGGATGACTTGGTCAAGTTAAGTTCTGAATACAATCCGAAATTATTGAATGAACTGTTATCACAAAATAAACACATAATTACGCCAATATCGAAAAGTTCAAAATCACCTGTTTCTTCACCCAATAAAGATGATATTATGGAAATTGTTGATAGTATTCCCGGCACCAATATTAAAGTGGATATAGTACCAGGGGCTAAAGATACAACGAGCTTAGAAGATCAAAAACTAAATTTGAATGTAAAACAGGTTGAGTTTAAAACACCTATATCAGATGGCAGAAATTCCATGAACgcaaacaataatgatagcGAGTTTGCCAAGTTTGATGATGACAGTGATGGAAAAGCAGCGTCTCTAACATCTGAAGCTGATAATGACAATAGAAGTAGAAGCAGTAGCAGTGGTAGTACTACCTCttccaaattttcatttgaatttaataaaacatatGGCAGAAAATCATCTGTAAGATATTATGCTAAAGAGACCGCTgatgaaaaagatttgCAGGACGGAGcacaaaatatttatattgatgatatttatgaagatgaagactTTGATGAAGatatgaatttttttgatgaagaagatgcGGAAGATGATGATCATTTGTACAATATTACGAATCGGtctaatgataaaaatgctAACTATAAGTCCAGGAAAACTACTGGTTATAACGATATAAGTTTCTTGTCTGATGAAGATGAGATACCTGAGTCAAATAAAGAGAGTGACAGGCATTCTAAGAATCTCATCAACAATTCGAAATACAGCGACATTGATGATATATCTTCTGTAGAAAGTTATGAGTCTGTGAGGAAGACAGATTTAAGCTCTATTCATGATTTAACCATTACCGACTCATATCTAGAAAATACTGTTATGAAAAACAAGCCGGTTGTTGTAAAATCCGGTGTTAAAAGCTACAATGATCTATTTGCTTTGTcagatgatgataattttagtgaggaagaggaaggTGACGTTGAATTTAATgctacaaaaatattagacacaaaaaaagtttctaaTAATGCAGAAAGTGAAGGGGAAGGTGAAAAGTCGGTACGCTCCTTAAATGAAATTACTGATTCTGAAAATTTGAAAGTTGGAATAGAGGAAGTTGGCAAGAATAAATTTAATGCAGTGGCTAATATCTCGTCCAATCTCAGGAAGGTGACtaattttaatgatttgCTTGATATTCGTTCTGATGTAGAATTTTCTGAGTTTTCAGATGTAGAACAGGGGAGTATTTGCCATTCATCACCAATATTGCCACGAAAATCATCAAAAATTGTATCTAAAGATGATTTGCCTATTAGCTTAACCATCAAAAAAACTGCTAAAGTGAATACTGCGCAGGAAAAAAACGATGTAGTTGAAAAAAGtgttggaaaaaataaaagtaaagatacaaaagttaaaaaatacaaagatttgtttaatttaagtgatgatgaagtagaacaagatgatgatggtggtggtggtggtggtgatGATGAGTGCGATGATTATGATAGTGATGGTGATGCAATTACAAATTATATGCATAATAAAAGTTATCTGGGTATTAACACTTTACAATCTAAAAGATCAAGTTGTGAACTTTCTGATAAAGAACTGGATGCATTACCGCCGATAACAATGGCTTCTGGTAATTCGTATCCACTTAATACGCCAATTACACCAAGAGCAACATCGCCATTGTGTAATAAATATGGAATGTTGAGCAATACTTGTAGCATGAATAATTCTGTTAATAATGCTGcagataataacaataataacaataatttacGAACTCTACCGTCtcattcttttaataaaacttttggAACAACATTGGATGCCTCTACTTCCACAATTCCCCCTTTAAACTCTGGACTGGGATTGGTGCAGTTACCCTCAAGCCCCAGCGCTAATTTACCTCCAAATACGATTTTAAAGTACCATGATATTAATTGTAACCTGGATTCTGAAATTTCGAAATCGATGGGAGATCTCTTTTTTATAGAcgaagaaaatgaagatgCTAACAGTGATGAAGAATTGCATATTTCTTCTGGGGAGGATACTGATTTACTTGCTGATGCCAATATCATTGGTACAgataatgttaaaaaaagaagtgATAAAgtgtttttgaaaaataatttgacAAGAaaagatgataatgataatgataatgacgACGAATTTCTGgatgaaattaataatgTTCCGGAAGACTTTAATTTTAGTGACGATGAAATGAAAATTGGTAGTGATGggaaatttttaaacaacaaaaggAAAGATAGCTTCAAAACTACACATAGCTATTCTGAAAAGCCACTGAATGTTgctagaaataataaaacaatgaGTAATAAGGTGGAGTTGAAGAATAAAACAGTCAcgtttttttataatagcCATAGTGATTCTTTATCATATTTACCGTCAAACCCTACTCCCATTGATAGTACTAGTATAAATGACAATAATTCAACGCAATTGCTGGCACCTGTTTTACAGAAATCATTATGTGAACCAAATACTTCTAAAAACTTGTCAACAAAAGATTCACAAGCTTCACCTAACAAAGACTATTATAAAAATCTGAGAACTCCGTCTGTTTTCTCTGAGGCTAGCTCTCTAAGTCCAATACAAGAGGGTTATAGTTCTGTAGAAGCATCACCTAGGAAATAA